A genomic window from candidate division WOR-3 bacterium includes:
- a CDS encoding ABC transporter ATP-binding protein, which translates to MKERRGLSPLSSDENGDCTQSQDGDCTQSIHNAIELSGLSFGYGESLLFEDFDLDVASGEFLGVIGPNGAGKSTLLRLVSGLLRPAKGSVRILERDLGALGRREVARTLGVVLQENPFAFDYSVSDVVMMGRNPYLGRFQSPGRHDREAAKAALEFVDALFLKEKRINSISAGERQRVVLARALAQEPRVLMLDEATSHLDIAHQQLIARILSEMNRQGKTVVLLSHDLNLAALYCSRILLLDRGKTVACDVPEQVISAELIRAVYGVEPIVTRHPESGRPQVLLPAPALKQQ; encoded by the coding sequence GTGAAGGAGCGTAGGGGACTGTCACCGCTTTCGTCTGACGAAAACGGTGACTGTACCCAATCGCAGGACGGCGACTGTACCCAGTCCATCCACAACGCCATCGAGCTCTCGGGCCTTTCCTTCGGCTACGGCGAGTCGCTGCTATTCGAGGACTTTGATCTCGATGTGGCCTCAGGCGAGTTCCTCGGCGTCATCGGGCCGAACGGTGCGGGCAAGTCGACGCTGTTGAGGCTCGTGTCCGGATTGCTCAGGCCGGCAAAGGGCTCGGTCCGGATTCTGGAGCGCGACCTCGGCGCGTTGGGCCGGCGAGAGGTCGCGCGGACCCTCGGTGTGGTGCTGCAGGAGAACCCGTTCGCCTTCGACTACTCAGTCTCAGACGTCGTGATGATGGGTCGGAATCCCTACCTCGGAAGGTTCCAGAGCCCGGGCAGGCACGACCGGGAGGCAGCGAAAGCGGCGCTCGAGTTCGTGGATGCCCTTTTCCTCAAGGAGAAGCGCATCAACTCGATATCAGCCGGTGAGCGACAGCGAGTGGTGCTGGCGCGCGCGCTGGCCCAGGAGCCCCGGGTTCTTATGCTCGACGAGGCGACATCTCACCTGGACATCGCGCACCAGCAGCTCATCGCGCGCATCCTCTCGGAGATGAATCGGCAGGGCAAGACGGTTGTGTTACTGTCGCACGACCTGAACCTGGCCGCGCTCTACTGCTCGCGAATCCTGCTGCTCGACCGCGGCAAGACAGTGGCCTGCGACGTGCCAGAGCAGGTCATCTCAGCCGAACTGATTCGAGCTGTCTACGGGGTAGAGCCGATTGTCACCCGGCACCCGGAGAGCGGCCGGCCCCAGGTGCTGCTACCCGCGCCGGCGCTCAAGCAACAGTAG